The Phacochoerus africanus isolate WHEZ1 chromosome 15, ROS_Pafr_v1, whole genome shotgun sequence genome has a segment encoding these proteins:
- the FGFBP3 gene encoding fibroblast growth factor-binding protein 3 has protein sequence MGLLRLRGSLSLLLLLGGCLLAAARRDQRAAASTAESAPGPAGGSSGRFVSPERHACSWQLLQPSPGPSAGSELALRCQAPDGAHHQCAYRGEPWRCAAYAARSSLYWKQVLGGLRRKPRPCHDLSPLKARLCAGKKGHGAELRLVPHESAPADPIASGFPRDPKLPARSGGRPREPAPGPGARAPPPPSVPPVGKPSEKKTKWGKRKAALDPDEEQTLGTSPDPDGLDENAKLTETYCAEKWHSLCNFFVNFWNG, from the coding sequence ATGGGTCTTCTGAGGCTTCGAGGGTCGCTCTCgcttctgctgctgctgggtGGCTGCCTTCTCGCAGCTGCCAGGAGAGACCAGAGGGCTGCCGCCAGCACCGCCGAGTCTGCCCCGGGCCCTGCGGGCGGCTCCTCCGGCCGTTTCGTCAGCCCCGAGCGGCACGCGTGCAGCTGGCAGCTCCTGCAGCCCTCCCCAGGGCCCTCAGCAGGCAGCGAACTGGCGCTGCGCTGCCAGGCTCCGGACGGGGCGCACCACCAGTGCGCCTACCGCGGCGAGCCGTGGCGCTGCGCCGCCTACGCCGCCCGCAGCTCGCTGTACTGGAAGCAGGTGCTGGGCGGGCTACGGAGGAAGCCGCGGCCCTGCCACGACCTCTCGCCTCTCAAGGCTCGCCTGTGCGCGGGCAAGAAGGGCCATGGCGCCGAGTTGCGCCTAGTGCCCCACGAATCCGCACCGGCTGACCCCATCGCCTCGGGTTTCCCCCGGGATCCCAAGCTCCCGGCCAGGAGCGGGGGGCGACCCCGGGAGCCAGCTCCCGGCCCAGGCGCCAGGGCCCCGCCTCCTCCGAGCGTGCCGCCCGTAGGGAAGCCCTCGGAGAAGAAGACCAAGTGGGGCAAGAGGAAGGCGGCCTTGGACCCAGACGAGGAGCAGACCCTGGGGACTTCGCCCGATCCCGACGGGCTGGACGAGAACGCGAAGCTCACGGAGACCTACTGTGCTGAGAAGTGGCACTCCCTCTGCAATTTCTTTGTCAATTTCTGGAATGGCTGA